Proteins encoded in a region of the Phaenicophaeus curvirostris isolate KB17595 chromosome 1, BPBGC_Pcur_1.0, whole genome shotgun sequence genome:
- the LOC138719064 gene encoding histone H2B 1/2/3/4/6, whose protein sequence is MPEPAKSAPAPKKGSKKAVTKTQKKGDKKRKRSRKESYSIYVYKVLKQVHPDTGISSKAMGIMNSFVNDIFERIAGEASRLAHYNKRSTITSREIQTAVRLLLPGELAKHAVSEGTKAVTKYTSSK, encoded by the coding sequence ATGCCTGAGCCGGCCAAGTCCGCTCCCGCGCCCAAGAAGGGCTCCAAGAAAGCCGTCACCAAGACGCAGAAGAAAGGCGACAAGAAGCGCAAGAGGAGCCGCAAGGAGAGCTACTCCATCTACGTGTACAAGGTGCTGAAGCAGGTGCACCCCGACACGGGCATCTCGTCCAAGGCCATGGGCATCATGAACTCCTTCGTCAACGACATCTTCGAGCGCATCGCCGGCGAGGCGTCGCGCCTGGCGCACTACAACAAGCGCTCCACCATCACCTCGCGGGAGATCCAGACGGCCgtgcggctgctgctgcccggCGAGCTGGCCAAGCACGCGGTCTCTGAGGGCACCAAGGCTGTCACCAAGTACACCAGCTCCAAGTAG
- the LOC138719057 gene encoding histone H2A-IV, giving the protein MSGRGKQGGKARAKAKSRSSRAGLQFPVGRVHRLLRKGNYAERVGAGAPVYLAAVLEYLTAEILELAGNAARDNKKTRIIPRHLQLAIRNDEELNKLLGKVTIAQGGVLPNIQAVLLPKKTDSHKAKAK; this is encoded by the coding sequence ATGTCCGGCCGCGGGAAGCAGGGCGGGAAGGCGCGGGCCAAGGCCAAGTCGCGCTCGTCGCGGGCCGGGCTGCAGTTCCCCGTGGGCCGCGTGCACCGGCTGCTGCGCAAGGGCAACTACGCGGAGCGGGTGGGCGCCGGCGCCCCGGTGTACCTGGCGGCCGTGCTGGAGTACCTGACGGCCGAGATCCTGGAGCTGGCGGGCAACGCGGCCCGCGACAACAAGAAGACGCGCATCATCCCCCGGCACCTGCAGCTCGCCATCCGCAACGACGAGGAGCTCAACAAGCTGCTGGGCAAGGTGACGATCGCGCAGGGCGGGGTGCTGCCCAACATCCAGGCCGTGCTGCTGCCCAAGAAGACCGACAGCCACAAGGCGAAAGCCAAGTGA
- the LOC138719048 gene encoding histone H1.01: protein MSETAPAAAPDAPAPAAKAAAKKPKKAAGGSKARKPAGPSVTELITKAVSASKERKGLSLAALKKALAAGGYDVEKNNSRIKLGLKSLVSKGTLVQTKGTGASGSFRLNKKPGEVKEKAPKKRTAAAKPKKPAAKKPASAAKKPKKAAPVKKSPKKAKKPAAAATKKAAKSPKKAAKTGRPKKAAKSPAKAKAVKPKAAKPKATKPKAAKAKKAAPKKK, encoded by the coding sequence ATGTCCGAGACCGCTCCCGCCGCCGCTCCCGATGCGCCCGCACCCGCCGCTAAGGCCGCCGCCAAGAAGCCGAAGAAAGCGGCGGGCGGCTCCAAAGCCCGCAAGCCCGCGGGCCCCAGCGTCACCGAGCTGATCACCAAGGCCGTGTCCGCCTCCAAGGAGCGCAAGGGGCTCTCCCTCGCCGCGCTCAAGAAGGCGCTGGCCGCCGGCGGCTACGATGTGGAGAAGAACAACAGCCGCATCAAGCTGGGGCTCAAGAGCCTCGTCAGCAAGGGCACCCTGGTGCAGACCAAGGGCACCGGCGCCTCCGGCTCTTTCCGCCTCAACAAGAAGCCCGGCGAAGTGAAGGAAAAAGCCCCCAAGAAGCGCACGGCGGCGGCCAAGCCCAAGAAGCCGGCGGCCAAGAAGCCCGCCAGCGCCGCCAAGAAGCCCAAGAAGGCTGCGCCGGTGAAGAAGAGCCCCAAGAAAGCCAAGAAGCCGGCGGCCGCCGCCACCAAGAAAGCGGCCAAGAGCCCCAAGAAAGCCGCCAAGACGGGCCGCCCCAAGAAGGCCGCCAAGAGCCCGGCCAAGGCAAAGGCGGTGAAGCCCAAAGCAGCCAAGCCCAAGGCGACCAAGCCCAAAGCAGCCAAGGCGAAGAAGGCGGCGCCCAAGAAGAAGTAA
- the LOC138719190 gene encoding histone H4 — MSGRGKGGKGLGKGGAKRHRKVLRDNIQGITKPAIRRLARRGGVKRISGLIYEETRGVLKVFLENVIRDAVTYTEHAKRKTVTAMDVVYALKRQGRTLYGFGG; from the coding sequence ATGTCTGGCAGAGGCAAAGGTGGGAAGGGGCTCGGGAAAGGGGGTGCTAAGCGCCACCGTAAGGTGCTGCGCGACAACATCCAGGGCATCACCAAGCCGGCCATCCGCCGCCTGGCTCGGCGCGGCGGCGTCAAGCGCATCTCGGGGCTCATCTACGAGGAGACTCGCGGCGTGCTTAAAGTGTTCCTGGAGAACGTGATCCGCGACGCAGTCACCTACACCGAGCACGCCAAGAGGAAGACGGTCACTGCCATGGACGTGGTGTATGCCCTCAAGCGCCAGGGTCGCACTCTCTACGGTTTCGGCGGTTAA
- the LOC138719183 gene encoding histone H2A type 2-C, protein MSGRGKQGGKARAKAKSRSSRAGLQFPVGRVHRLLRKGNYAERVGAGAPVYLAAVLEYLTAEILELAGNAARDNKKTRIIPRHLQLAIRNDEELNKLLGKVTIAQGGVLPNIQAVLLPKKTESHKAKSK, encoded by the coding sequence ATGTCCGGCCGCGGGAAGCAGGGCGGGAAGGCGCGGGCCAAGGCCAAGTCGCGCTCGTCGCGGGCCGGGCTGCAGTTCCCCGTGGGCCGCGTGCACCGGCTGCTGCGCAAAGGCAACTACGCGGAGCGGGTGGGCGCCGGCGCCCCGGTGTACCTGGCGGCCGTGCTGGAGTACCTGACGGCCGAGATCCTGGAGCTGGCGGGCAACGCGGCCCGCGACAACAAGAAGACGCGCATCATCCCCCGGCACCTGCAGCTCGCCATCCGCAACGACGAGGAGCTCAACAAGCTGCTGGGCAAGGTGACGATCGCGCAGGGCGGGGTGCTGCCCAACATCCAGGCCGTGCTGTTGCCCAAGAAGACTGAGAGTCACAAAGCCAAGAGCAAGTAA
- the LOC138716619 gene encoding histone H3 has product MARTKQTARKSTGGKAPRKQLATKAARKSAPATGGVKKPHRYRPGTVALREIRRYQKSTELLIRKLPFQRLVREIAQDFKTDLRFQSSAVMALQEASEAYLVGLFEDTNLCAIHAKRVTIMPKDIQLARRIRGERA; this is encoded by the coding sequence ATGGCTCGCACGAAGCAGACGGCGCGCAAGTCGACGGGCGGGAAGGCGCCCCGCAAGCAGCTGGCCACCAAGGCGGCCCGCAAGAGCGCGCCGGCCACGGGCGGCGTGAAGAAGCCGCACCGGTACCGGCCCGGCACGGTGGCGCTGCGCGAGATCCGCCGCTACCAGAAGTCGACGGAGCTGCTGATCCGCAAGCTGCCCTTCCAGCGCCTGGTGCGCGAGATCGCGCAGGACTTCAAGACCGACCTGCGCTTCCAGAGCTCGGCCGTCATGGCGCTGCAGGAGGCGAGCGAGGCGTACCTGGTGGGGCTCTTCGAGGACACCAACCTGTGCGCCATCCACGCCAAGCGCGTCACCATCATGCCCAAGGACATCCAGCTGGCCCGCCGCATCCGCGGGGAGCGCGCCTGA
- the LOC138716620 gene encoding histone H3, with product MARTKQTARKSTGGKAPRKQLATKAARKSAPATGGVKKPHRYRPGTVALREIRRYQKSTELLIRKLPFQRLVREIAQDFKTDLRFQSSAVMALQEASEAYLVGLFEDTNLCAIHAKRVTIMPKDIQLARRIRGERA from the coding sequence ATGGCGCGTACTAAGCAAACAGCGCGTAAGTCGACGGGCGGGAAGGCGCCCCGCAAGCAGCTGGCCACCAAGGCGGCCCGCAAGAGCGCGCCGGCCACGGGCGGCGTGAAGAAGCCGCACCGGTACCGGCCCGGCACGGTGGCGCTGCGCGAGATCCGCCGCTACCAGAAGTCGACGGAGCTGCTGATCCGCAAGCTGCCCTTCCAGCGCCTGGTGCGCGAGATCGCGCAGGACTTCAAGACCGACCTGCGCTTCCAGAGCTCGGCCGTCATGGCGCTGCAGGAGGCGAGCGAGGCGTACCTGGTGGGGCTCTTCGAGGACACCAACCTGTGCGCCATCCACGCCAAGCGCGTCACCATCATGCCCAAGGACATCCAGCTGGCCCGCCGCATCCGCGGGGAGCGCGCCTGA
- the LOC138719081 gene encoding histone H2B 1/2/3/4/6 — MPEPAKSAPAPKKGSKKAVTKTQKKGDKKRKRSRKESYSIYVYKVLKQVHPDTGISSKAMGIMNSFVNDIFERIAGEASRLAHYNKRSTITSREIQTAVRLLLPGELAKHAVSEGTKAVTKYTSSK, encoded by the coding sequence ATGCCTGAGCCGGCCAAGTCCGCTCCCGCGCCTAAGAAGGGCTCCAAGAAAGCCGTCACCAAGACGCAGAAGAAAGGCGATAAGAAGCGCAAGAGGAGCCGCAAGGAGAGCTACTCCATCTACGTGTACAAGGTGCTGAAGCAGGTGCACCCCGACACGGGCATCTCGTCCAAGGCCATGGGCATCATGAACTCCTTCGTCAACGACATCTTCGAGCGCATCGCCGGTGAGGCGTCGCGCCTGGCGCACTACAACAAGCGCTCCACCATCACCTCGCGGGAGATCCAGACGGCCgtgcggctgctgctgcccggCGAGCTGGCCAAGCACGCGGTCTCCGAGGGCACCAAGGCTGTCACCAAGTACACCAGCTCCAAGTAG
- the LOC138719076 gene encoding histone H2A-IV-like — protein sequence MSGRGKQGGKARAKAKSRSSRAGLQFPVGRVHRLLRKGNYAERVGAGAPVYLAAVLEYLTAEILELAGNAARDNKKTRIIPRHLQLAIRNDEELNKLLGKVTIAQGGVLPNIQAVLLPKKTDSHKAKPK from the coding sequence ATGTCCGGCCGCGGGAAGCAGGGCGGGAAGGCGCGGGCCAAGGCCAAGTCGCGCTCGTCGCGGGCCGGGCTGCAGTTCCCCGTGGGCCGCGTGCACCGGCTGCTGCGCAAGGGCAACTACGCGGAGCGGGTGGGCGCCGGCGCCCCGGTGTACCTGGCGGCCGTGCTGGAGTACCTGACGGCCGAGATCCTGGAGCTGGCGGGCAACGCGGCCCGCGACAACAAGAAGACGCGCATCATCCCCCGGCACCTGCAGCTCGCCATCCGCAACGACGAGGAGCTCAACAAGCTGCTGGGCAAGGTGACGATCGCGCAGGGCGGGGTGCTGCCCAACATCCAGGCCGTGCTGCTGCCCAAGAAGACCGACAGCCACAAGGCAAAACCCAAGTGA